From one Thalassospira lucentensis genomic stretch:
- the purB gene encoding adenylosuccinate lyase — translation MIPRYSRPQMTSIWEPANKFRIWFEIEAHAADKLAELGVIPAASAKLVWEKGNKPYTQDRIDRIDAVEAEVKHDVIAFLTELAEQVGEEARFVHQGMTSSDVLDTCFNVQLVQATDILLEDMDKLLAALKKRAYETKDIACMGRSHGIHAEPVTFGLKLATFYAEFKRNRDRLVVAREEIATCAISGAVGTFANIDPHVEEHVAAKLGLKPEPVSTQVIPRDRHAAYFAALGVIASSIEHLATEIRHLQRTEVREVEEFFSKGQKGSSAMPHKRNPVLTENLTGLARLVRSMAIPAMENVALWHERDISHSSVERNIGPDATVTLDFALMRLTNVVENLVVYPERMDEILNQMGGLVFSQRVLLTLTQHGVSREDSYRIVQRNAMKVWNREGDLLSLLKTDADVTAKIPMVTLESLFDLGYHTKHVDTIFARVFAD, via the coding sequence ATGATCCCCCGTTATTCCCGTCCGCAGATGACATCAATCTGGGAACCGGCGAACAAATTCCGTATCTGGTTTGAAATCGAGGCACACGCTGCCGACAAACTGGCCGAGCTGGGCGTCATTCCGGCTGCCTCTGCCAAACTGGTCTGGGAAAAAGGCAACAAGCCCTATACCCAGGATCGTATTGACCGCATCGATGCTGTCGAAGCCGAAGTCAAACACGACGTGATCGCCTTCCTGACGGAACTGGCAGAACAGGTCGGTGAAGAAGCCCGTTTCGTTCATCAGGGCATGACCAGCTCCGACGTTCTAGATACCTGCTTTAACGTTCAGCTTGTTCAGGCAACCGACATCCTGCTTGAAGACATGGACAAGCTTCTGGCCGCGCTGAAAAAACGCGCCTATGAAACCAAGGACATCGCCTGCATGGGGCGTTCGCACGGCATCCACGCAGAGCCGGTAACCTTTGGCCTGAAACTGGCAACCTTCTATGCCGAGTTTAAACGCAACCGCGACCGTCTGGTGGTCGCCCGCGAAGAGATCGCGACCTGTGCGATCTCCGGTGCAGTCGGCACATTCGCCAATATCGACCCGCACGTCGAAGAACATGTTGCCGCCAAGCTTGGCCTGAAACCCGAACCGGTTTCAACCCAGGTCATCCCGCGCGACCGTCATGCCGCCTATTTCGCAGCCCTTGGTGTTATCGCATCCTCCATCGAGCATCTGGCAACTGAAATTCGCCACCTGCAGCGCACTGAAGTCCGCGAAGTCGAGGAATTCTTCTCGAAGGGGCAGAAGGGTTCGTCGGCAATGCCGCACAAACGCAACCCGGTTCTGACCGAAAACCTGACCGGGCTTGCGCGTCTTGTCCGTTCGATGGCGATCCCGGCAATGGAAAACGTTGCCCTTTGGCATGAACGCGATATTTCGCATTCATCGGTCGAACGCAATATCGGCCCGGATGCGACCGTAACGCTCGACTTCGCCCTGATGCGTCTGACCAATGTGGTTGAAAACCTTGTCGTCTATCCGGAACGGATGGACGAAATCCTTAATCAGATGGGCGGCCTGGTCTTCTCGCAGCGCGTGCTGCTAACCCTGACGCAGCATGGCGTTTCGCGCGAAGATTCGTATCGCATCGTTCAGCGTAACGCGATGAAAGTCTGGAACCGCGAAGGCGATCTGCTGTCGCTTCTGAAAACCGACGCAGACGTTACCGCGAAGATCCCGATGGTAACGCTCGAAAGTCTGTTTGACCTTGGTTACCATACCAAGCATGTCGACACGATTTTCGCCCGTGTGTTTGCTGACTGA